One Globicephala melas chromosome 4, mGloMel1.2, whole genome shotgun sequence genomic window carries:
- the BCL6 gene encoding B-cell lymphoma 6 protein codes for MASPADSCIQFTRHASDVLLNLNRLRSRDILTDVVIVVSREQFRAHKTVLMACSGLFYSIFTDQLKCNLSVINLDPEINPEGFCILLDFMYTSRLNLREGNIMAVMATAMYLQMEHVVDTCRKFIKASEAEMVPAIKPPREDFLNSRMLMPQDLMAYRGREVVENSLPLRNAPGCESRAFAPSLYNGLSTPPASYPMYGHLPVSSFLFSDEELRDARMPVANSFPKERTLPCDSARPVPSEYSRPAMELSPTVGHNNVYSPKEAALEEARSDMHYSVAEGPKPAAPSGRSAPYFACDKAGKEEERPSSEDEIALHFEPPNAPLNRKGLVSPQSPQKSDCQPNSPTESCSSKNACILQTSGSPPAKSPTDPKACNWKKYKFIVLNSLNQNAKPEGPEQAELGRLSPRAYTAPAACQPPMEPETLDLQSPTKLSTSGEDSTIPQASRLNNIVNRSLTGSPRSSSESHSPLYLHAPKCTSCGSQSPQHAEMCLHATGPTFPEELGETQSEYSDSSCENGAFFCNECDCRFSEEASLKRHTLQTHSDKPYKCDRCQASFRYKGNLASHKTVHTGEKPYRCNICGAQFNRPANLKTHTRIHSGEKPYKCETCGARFVQVAHLRAHVLIHTGEKPYPCEICGTRFRHLQTLKSHLRIHTGEKPYHCEKCNLHFRHKSQLRLHLRQKHGAITNTKVQYRVSATDLPPELPKAC; via the exons atggcCTCGCCGGCTGACAGCTGTATACAGTTCACCCGCCACGCCAGTGACGTTCTTCTCAACCTTAATCGCCTGCGGAGCCGCGACATCTTGACGGATGTTGTCATAGTGGTGAGCCGGGAGCAGTTCCGAGCCCATAAGACGGTCCTCATGGCCTGCAG TGGCCTGTTCTACAGCATCTTCACAGACCAGCTGAAATGCAACCTCAGTGTGATCAACCTGGATCCTGAGATCAACCCGGAGGGGTTCTGCATCCTCCTGGACTTCATGTACACATCTCGGCTCAATCTGCGGGAGGGCAACATCATGGCCGTGATGGCCACAGCTATGTACCTGCAGATGGAGCATGTTGTGGACACTTGCCGGAAGTTCATCAAGGCCAG TGAAGCAGAGATGGTCCCTGCCATTAAGCCTCCCCGTGAAGACTTCCTGAACAGCCGGATGCTGATGCCCCAGGACCTCATGGCCTATCGGGGCCGGGAGGTGGTGGAGAACAGCCTGCCCCTGAGGAACGCCCCTGGGTGTGAGAGCAGAGCCTTCGCGCCCAGCCTGTACAATGGCCTGTCCACGCCGCCAGCCTCGTACCCCATGTATGGCCACCTTCCGGTCAGCAGCTTCCTCTTCTCCGACGAGGAGCTGCGGGATGCCCGGATGCCTGTGGCCAACTCCTTCCCCAAGGAGCGGACCCTCCCCTGCGACAGTGCCAGGCCAGTCCCCAGTGAGTACAGTCGGCCGGCCATGGAGCTCTCCCCCACTGTGGGCCACAACAACGTGTACTCACCCAAGGAGGCAGCCCTGGAGGAGGCGCGGAGTGATATGCACTACAGTGTGGCCGAGGGCCCCAAGCCTGCTGCCCCCTCGGGCCGGAGCGCCCCGTACTTCGCCTGTGACAAGGCCGGCAAAGAGGAAGAGAGGCCCTCGTCGGAGGATGAGATCGCCCTGCATTTCGAGCCGCCCAATGCACCCCTGAACCGGAAGGGTCTGGTGAGCCCGCAGAGCCCCCAGAAGTCCGACTGCCAACCCAACTCACCCACGGAGTCCTGCAGCAGCAAGAACGCCTGCATCCTCCAGACCTCCGGGTCCCCTCCGGCCAAAAGCCCCACTGACCCCAAAGCCTGCAACTGGAAGAAGTACAAGTTCATCGTGCTCAACAGCCTCAACCAGAATGCCAAACCAGAGGGGCCCGAGCAGGCCGAGCTGGGCCGCCTTTCCCCTCGAGCCTACACTGCCCCGGCGGCCTGCCAGCCACCCATGGAGCCCGAGACCCTTGACCTCCAGTCCCCAACCAAGCTCAGCACCAGTGGCGAGGACTCCACCATCCCACAGGCCAGCAGGCTCAATAACATCGTCAACAG GTCACTGACCGGCTCCCCACGCAGCAGCAGTGAGAGCCACTCTCCGCTCTACCTGCACGCCCCCAAGTGCACGTCCTGTGGCTCTCAGTCCCCGCAGCACGCAGAGATGTGCCTCCACGCCACTGGTCCCACGTTCCCTGAGGAGCTGGGAGAGACCCAGTCTGAGTACTCAGATTCCAGCTGTG AGAACGGGGCCTTCTTCTGCAATGAGTGTGACTGCCGCTTTTCTGAGGAGGCCTCCCTCAAGAGGCATACGCTGCAGACCCACAGTGACAAACCCTACAAGTGTGACCGCTGCCAGGCCTCCTTTCGCTACAAGGGCAACCTCGCCAGCCACAAGACCGTCCACACGG GTGAGAAGCCCTATCGCTGTAACATCTGCGGGGCCCAGTTCAACCGGCCAGCCAACCTGAAAACCCACACCCGAATCCACTCCGGAGAGAAGCCCTACAAGTGCGAAACGTGCGGAGCCAGATTTGTCCAG GTGGCCCACCTCCGTGCCCACGTGCTCATCCACACTGGCGAGAAGCCCTATCCCTGTGAAATCTGTGGCACCCGTTTCCGGCACCTTCAGACTCTGAAGAGCCACCTGCGAATCCACACGGGAGAGAAACCTTACCAT TGTGAGAAATGTAACCTGCATTTCCGTCACAAAAGCCAGCTGCGTCTTCACTTGCGCCAGAAGCACGGTGCCATTACCAACACCAAGGTGCAATACCGTGTGTCCGCCACTGACCTGCCCCCGGAGCTCCCCAAAGCCTGCTGA